CATTAAATAGGTATAACAGGGATATCTACAGCCGTGAGAACACCCTAAAACATGGTTGATTGTGTAGTCAGCATATTCAACAGCACTTTTGTATAAAAGGTTTTTTCTTTCAATGCCCATTTTTTTCACCTATCTTTATCATGTTACCTATATTTTATCATTGTCTGCTAATTAGCGCAAGAATGTTTGTCTTTTCTTTTCAATTAGGTTGAAACATTTTCAACAGCGAACACCAGTACAATATGTCTGTACTTCTCTTTTACTCTTTCTTTATTCCTTTCCGTTTTAGACATTGGAACACCAGATTCCGCCGGTTAGAAGTTATCAGCTGAAAACCAAAAAAGCCTAGGAAATTCAACTCCCAGGGCTACTTTTGAGCATATTCGAATGTTTTTTACATTTTTGTAGATGGCATTTTCGTCACTTTTATACTCAGAAAACACTACCCCTCCTACAAGATGGTGATGAATGTACAATATTCCCCTTGTAATACCCTATGAGCTTAAGACCCTGGAGGTGGTGGGCTCTTGACTTTATTATCCCACACAAAAATAAGAATTACATTTTTAGCTATAATTTGCTATTTTTACTTTTTGTAGACATATTTTAAGTCCAGTTTTCCTCACCACTTTTTTATACGCCCAATTTCAGACTTTTGCAATAGTTTTAAAGCCAGTGCTCTCAAGGTTTTCGACTACCGGGCAAAGTTCAGCTGGGCTTTTTGGCTGGCTTCTTTCTCACCTAGTAGCTTTTGGTTTTTATAAGCCTAATGTAATCGTTTGCAATGCTTATTCCCATCTTTTTGATATTTTCTGTACTCTGTGTCCGCCTAAAAAGCCATTTGCGGGTTTGCCTATTACCTGCAAACCAAGGCATCACAATAGTTTTGTAGTATGCCCTGTATCTGATTTGAACTTTTTATCCAGCCTTGTTTAATGGGCACATTTGCAAAACCCTTTGCAATTGGATTTGACTATTTCTAATAACGAACACCAGTTAACTATAACTAATCTTTACCCTTTAGCAAGCTCTAACAGAATATTTTTGTGTTTCCTTATAAATCTTTCAACTGTTTTATCTATTTCCTTGCTTTCAGTTTCTTGGATTAGCTCTTTTACAAAATGCTGTATCTTACCTTGTGCTTCTGGTGATGAGTTGACATCATTTCGATATGTTTTCTTCACTGAATTCATGTTCAAAACACTCCCTTGCCGTGGCCTATCTTTACAGCTAAAGAGGATTTTTTTTTGTTCTTTCATTTTTTTAGTAATTACTCCATCTTCTTTACGAGCTTTTCTTTGGAAATTGACCTGATATCTCCTGGTTCTGCAAAAGAGACTAGGATTTAAATCTATGAGCCATATTTAGCCTCTTGCCGGGTTCATTTTTCAATCCCATCTCCCAATGTATTTTCCCACAGCTGCCTTTCTTCAATTTCTTCCTGCCACAGCTTACTGTTTCCTTTGAGAACTATAAAAGCTTCCGCAGTTGCTGAAAGTATGACCTTCTTTTTGTATTCCTCAAGAGCTTCTTGAATTATTTTCTGCATTGGTTGATTAAGTTGCTCCGAAAGTTTCTTTAAACTTTTAAAACTTTCTCCATCATACCTTCTCCAATAGTCGAGTAGTTCCCATGCCACCGATACAACTTTTTTAAGCAACCAAACAGAAGCTAAAATTCAATCACCAAATCAACTGAAATACTGCCCCAATTGAAAATTAAAAAAAACAGCCTCAGCAGGCAGTAACGAAAAACCTCTCCCTTGTCAGGAGTAATAACGAAAAGCCTCCTGCTGAAGCTTTCGGTTTTATTTTAGCACAATCTTAACCACATGAAAAGCCTGCTGTTCTTGCCAGCTAATCCTGTTTTTTTGTAAATCACAATTTTGATTAACAACCAGCTAAAACACCTAATTATCCCTTAAAACAAATCAACTTGTGTCATAATACCACTTCCTATGCGGCACAAGAATACCATACGCAATAACTACTTCGTATAATACTCCAGGATTATCAACATTACCAGTATCCCTAATATTATTAAATTTCAATTCAAGTTTCCCACCTTTTTGAGTTTCAACAACAGATGCAATCTCCTTTTCAGATGAATTATAATTATTCTCAATAATGTTTAATATTTCCATTTTGTATGCGCAGTTGTCGCCTTGAATAAAAGCCCATTCTTCTTGGGCAATAGTGTATCGCATAGCTTCAAATAAACAATGGAATACATTTTTGAAATGTACAAATCCATATTTCCAATACCTTGTTATAAAATTTTTTATCTTGTTTATTTTATTTGTTGTCAAAATTAGATGAAAATGGGGTCTTGAAGTTTTTTTAACCCCATTTTCAATCTTTGATTTTGAAAAAGAAAAATATACCGCATAATTTACTTTCTCTTTTTTACAAAAAGTTCTAAGCAAATTTAAAAAATTTTTTGCTAACTTTTTGTATGATTCTATTTTATCTAAATATTTGTTATTCAAAGTTAATGTAA
The sequence above is drawn from the Caldicellulosiruptor bescii DSM 6725 genome and encodes:
- a CDS encoding rolling circle replication-associated protein, with product MVKNYLITLTLNNKYLDKIESYKKLAKNFLNLLRTFCKKEKVNYAVYFSFSKSKIENGVKKTSRPHFHLILTTNKINKIKNFITRYWKYGFVHFKNVFHCLFEAMRYTIAQEEWAFIQGDNCAYKMEILNIIENNYNSSEKEIASVVETQKGGKLELKFNNIRDTGNVDNPGVLYEVVIAYGILVPHRKWYYDTS